The following DNA comes from Deltaproteobacteria bacterium.
CTGAGTAGAAAACCCACGGCAAACGTGCCGGCATAATTGATCATGGTCGCCAGGGTGGACATCAGGAAAACCCGATTCCCGGTGAACAGACGCAAACCAAGCACCGGGTGCTCAACCCGGGCGGAACGACGCACGAAAACGACTCCAACAATCGCGGCCACGACCAACAACGGCAGGCCGACGCCGGGCTTGGCCAATCCCGTCAGCCCCTGCATGCCCGCCAAGACGGTTATCCCGTACAACAACGAGCCAGGCCAATCGAAATCCTCGCCCTTGGCCGGCCGCCATTCCTGATCGATGCGACAGGCCAGAAGCCAGGCCAGGCCGCCGGGCACCAAGCCGAGATAAAATACCGACCGCCATCCAGCCCAGTCCGTGAGCAGGCCGCCCAAGAGCGGCCCCACGGACAGACCGGCATAGACGCAGCCGACGATGACGCCCATGGCCCGGCCCCGATCCTTGGCCGGGTACAGGCTGGTGACGATGGCGATGCCCGTGGAGTTGATCATGGACGCGCCAATGCCCTGGACCACGCGCAGGGCGATCAGGCTTTCGATGGACCAGGCCAGGGAAACCAGCAATGTGGACACGGTGAACCAGGCCGTGCCCCAGACAAAGGTCCGCCGGCGACCGACGATGTCGGCGACACGGCCGATGGGCAGCAAAATAACGGACAAGGCCAGCACGTAGCCACCCACGACCCAACTCAGTTCCACGGCCGTGGCCCCCAGGGCGGTCTGAATGGTCGGCAGGGCGATGCCCACGGCGGACATCATGAACGGGACGAGAAAACTGGCCACGGCCGCCGCGGCCAGGGCTATGGAACGATTTGGCATGGCACCTCCGGATGGTGGTCTGGTTACCCCTGGATACAAACCGGGGCAAGAGCACCGGCCACGGATGAATGTCGGTGCCCCGGATGCCGGGCCCCTTGTTTTCGGCCAATCGATGATCTATCGGCAGGGCTCGCAAGGAGGACCCATGCTGACATCCATGAACGACATCCGGGCCCGGGCCATGACCCTGCCCCGGCAGACCGTGGCCGTGGCCTGCGCCCACGACACCGAGGCCTTGAAGGCGGTGGCCGGGGCCCACGCCCTGGGCCTGGCTCATTTTGTATTGGTGGGCGATACAAACAAAATCCACGCCCTGGCCGACGATATGGAGCTTGATCTGGGCGAATTCGAACTGGTCGAGGCCCTGGGCGAGGCTGGCGGCGCGGCGGCCACGGTGCGGATCGTGGCTTCGGGCCAGGCGAACATTCTGCTCAAGGGCTTCGTCGATTCCTCGGTCCTGTTCAAGGCCGTGCTGGATCGTGAAACCGGCCTGCGCAACGGGTCCACGGTCAGCCATACCGTGGTCATGGACGTGCCGGGCTTCGACAAACTGTATCTTCTGACCGACGCGGCCATGATCATCAAACCGGATCTGGAAACCAAGCGCCAAATCGTCCTGAACGCGATCACCGTGTCCCGCGCCCTGGGCAATTCGAACCCGGTTGTCGGGGTGCTGTGCGAATCCGAAAAGGTCAACCCGAAAATGGCCGCGACCATGGACGCCGCCGCCCTGGTGGCCATGAACCAGGACGGGCGCTTGCCCGGTTGCCGCGTCGGCGGGCCCTACGCCCTGGACAACGCCATCAGCGTCCAGGCCGCCGAAC
Coding sequences within:
- a CDS encoding MFS transporter, coding for MPNRSIALAAAAVASFLVPFMMSAVGIALPTIQTALGATAVELSWVVGGYVLALSVILLPIGRVADIVGRRRTFVWGTAWFTVSTLLVSLAWSIESLIALRVVQGIGASMINSTGIAIVTSLYPAKDRGRAMGVIVGCVYAGLSVGPLLGGLLTDWAGWRSVFYLGLVPGGLAWLLACRIDQEWRPAKGEDFDWPGSLLYGITVLAGMQGLTGLAKPGVGLPLLVVAAIVGVVFVRRSARVEHPVLGLRLFTGNRVFLMSTLATMINYAGTFAVGFLLSLYLQVVKDFSPVHAGFILVVQPAVQALLSPLAGLWSDRVNAGALATSGMVMCGVGLLALSFVNAGTSIWMVVGMLAVMGLGFALFASPNMNVIMGSVPPRDYSIASSLVATMRTFGMTLSMGLAAVVFGFLLDGQPVGVTTVVPFLASMRVIFQICAGLCVLGVLCSLGRIDNAS
- a CDS encoding bifunctional enoyl-CoA hydratase/phosphate acetyltransferase, which produces MLTSMNDIRARAMTLPRQTVAVACAHDTEALKAVAGAHALGLAHFVLVGDTNKIHALADDMELDLGEFELVEALGEAGGAAATVRIVASGQANILLKGFVDSSVLFKAVLDRETGLRNGSTVSHTVVMDVPGFDKLYLLTDAAMIIKPDLETKRQIVLNAITVSRALGNSNPVVGVLCESEKVNPKMAATMDAAALVAMNQDGRLPGCRVGGPYALDNAISVQAAEHKGMTDPLAGRADILLAPDLAAGNIFYKSLMYFARAKSAGVTLGTTAPVLLNSRADSHETKINAVALGILMAAARNGDNS